The Natronoarchaeum philippinense genome includes the window TCGACGCCGGCTGTGGACAGGGAACACCGGTTTCGAGCGCGCTGGCTCCCCAGTACGATGTCGTCGGGTTGGACTTCGCGACCGCACAGCTCCGGCTCGCCGACGGCGTCGTGCCTAGAGCACGACTTGTTCAGGGCGACATGACCGAGCTCCCGCTCGCAGCGGACTCGTTCGACGCCGTCTGTGCGTTCCACTCGATCATCCACGTTCCGGTGGCCGACCACGCGAACGTCCTTTCGGAGTTCGCCCGCGTGCTCCGTCCCGGCGGCGTCCTGCTGGTCTCCTCGGGGGGCACCGACTGGGCGGGCTCGAACCCCGACTGGCTCGACAGCGGCGTCGAGATGGAGTGGAGCTTTCCCGGACCGGAGGAGACGCGCCGCCTGCTCTCTGCGGCCGGCTTCAACCTACAAGAGTGGTGGATCGTCACCGACCGACTCGGCCGAGAGGGCGACGGTGCGGTGCTCGACCCGGACGGCGACGACGCCTACGAGGACGGCGAGCCGGTCGGCAAGCCCTTTTTCCTCGCCGTTCGGCGGTAGAGCGCGCTCCGCAATCCCTAAACGGAGTTCGTTCCTACCACACGCTAATGACCGACTGGACGGAGAAGTACCGCCCTGACACCCTCGCCGAGGTCCGGGGCAACGACAAGGCCCGGAACGCGCTCAAGAAGTGGGCCGACACGTGGGAGGACCACGGGAAGGCGGCGATCGTCCACGGGAGCCCGGGGATCGGCAAGACCTCCGCGGCGCACGCGCTGGCCACCGACATGGGCTGGCCGGTGATCGAACTCAACGCCAGCGACCAGCGTCAGGGCGACGTGATCGACAAGATTGCGGGCGAGGCGTCGAAAAGCGGGACGCTGACCGCGGGCGGGGCGGGACGCCGGCTCCTCATCCTCGACGAGGCGGACAACTTCCACGGCAACGCCGACTACGGCGGCTCGCGGGCGGTCACGCGCGTCGTCAAGGAGGCAGACCAACCGGTCGTGCTGATCGCAAACGAGTTCTACGACATGTCCCAGAGCCTGCGCAACGCCTGCGAGGAGATCGAGTTCCGCGACGTGTCGACGCGCTCGATCGTCC containing:
- a CDS encoding class I SAM-dependent methyltransferase; this translates as MTDQRERVRDAYDDLAETHFAERSDRPPEATLLDEVRDRIDADARVLDAGCGQGTPVSSALAPQYDVVGLDFATAQLRLADGVVPRARLVQGDMTELPLAADSFDAVCAFHSIIHVPVADHANVLSEFARVLRPGGVLLVSSGGTDWAGSNPDWLDSGVEMEWSFPGPEETRRLLSAAGFNLQEWWIVTDRLGREGDGAVLDPDGDDAYEDGEPVGKPFFLAVRR